A region of the Anolis carolinensis isolate JA03-04 chromosome 1, rAnoCar3.1.pri, whole genome shotgun sequence genome:
TATTGGTGCAAGTCGCAATGGTCTATGGGAGgtgaagtgattgaaagtactgcatatcccatcatccatggttctcCCTCCCTCAAACCCATTATTAAAACACGCACATATTGGTATGccatgttgtgtcaaaatttcaagttgatTGACTGACTACTTTTCGAGTTCTGTGTGCACAAACATAtgcaggctgtatttttatatataaagatatacaaagggaacaGACTGCCTTGGAAGGTGATAGACTCTCCTtcattgaaggtttttaaacacagCATGGATTGCTAGTTTTCAGAGATGTTTTTCACCATCAGCTCCTGCGTAGGTGCATAGATGGCTCTGAGAGTACCTTCCAATGCTATTCCTGTGAGTTTATATGTGGCTGAGAAAGAATCTGTCCCCAGGTCTTTCTGGAAATGTTGCTTTTCACTTCTTCAGCAAATCTTACCCTGTATGaacagatagacagacaaacTTTTAGGTTGTGCATTTTGCTCTTTCAGCATGGAGTTGCAATGACAGGAAAAACCGAAGCCCTTTAAATTACATTCTGTTCCAAAAGTGTCAAAAGTACAGGATTCTCCAATCGGAAGAAAAATGAGCAGGAAATCTTAAATGCCAGAGCCCTGACCTTGCCGTGATCAATTATTTTAATGTCTTCCTCTTTTACCCATTCAGGTTAAGTGGAAGGGATTATAGAGGAACCAGGCAAGCCAATTGGCAGGTTGCAATCCAACCCatctggcttcttcaacagctctTAGAGTCATATCCTATGATcctgtttatttctttttattccgcCTTTCTCGCGATacagggactcaaagcagctaaccaAAAATATGACACAACATTGTTAAACAGAGCAAATGCCttataatatgaatataaaatttaaaaataattgcatCTTTTGTGTCATggcacataaaaatattaaaatacattgaaaGCTTGTTAAAAACTACACTCCCCTCTCAAAATCCCACTCATGCTATCTCCAGAAGCCTGCCCCTCATTATTCCGTAAACCTCTAATGTCAGAGGTACATTTCCCCTGCCTATGAAAGGCAAGCAAAATGGGCCAtcttggtctctcttgggagggagttccagactcTGGGAGCAGCCACAAAAAAGTCCTTTCCATTGTTTCTACCAAACGTGTTTGAgcgggtggtgggacagagagaaggccctttGCAGAAGAACATATCATTCTAACAGGCTCATGCAAAGATATATGCTCCAACAGATCACCTGGCCCAAGCCATATGAGGCTTTATAAGTCAAAACCATCACTTTGAATTATGTCCAGAAATGGGTTTGGCAGTCAGTGGGGCTATTGCAACATAGGAGTTGCATGCTTCCTGCAACTAGCCAGTTAATAACTTGACTGCCATTctttggactaactgaagctggggaggggggggagggttgcACATAGAGTACATTGCAGTAATACAAATGGAATGTGTTTGACCCATTTAATATGACAATAGAGTCCCCTACACAGAGGCAACAGAACCTACCTAAACCCTAAGCAGTGTATCAGCAGAGACACTTCCATTTTAGGCCTTGCTTGAACTGAGATAGAACAGGTTTTTTGGAGATGTTGGCAGGCTTGGGCTACAGCTCAAAGGACATGTAGCATCAGTTTTGTATGCAGGAAGTCCTAGAGCCAAGCTGCAAAAGATTCCTGACTGAAATTCTGGAAAGCTACTAGTGATCCAAAGAGACTAAGAATGGATCACCAATAATTTCTTGTTCAGACTGATAAGAGTTGGAGTCTAATATCTAAGAAGTCACAACCCAAAGGTGTAGATCACAGGTGAGAATGGTGCAACCCAAGAGATTCTGTTTCTCTGCAACCCATCAAAGGTCTAGGCATCAAAGCCAATGCTGAAAAATGTTGGCAACTGTATTTCATGAACATCATTAGGACCATAATATTTTCTCTCCTGGTATAATCAAGCAATGGACCAATAGTATCATCAAGCAATGTTCTGCACCATTTTTCTCATCCTAGCTCTCTCGCATATGTACAAAAATAGATTAGATTCTGCCATTTCTGTGACCCTCTCACTGCCATCCTAGGTCTGTGAGACTTAAATCTTGATCATGCTGTGTAAGAACACACATTTCTTACTATGTACTAAACATTAAGACCCAAATGCAACTAAACTCCTTAAATCTACAAGAatttgataaaatactgaaatggattatatcaaTTTTAGGGGTCTGTTGTATTTGGGAGTAACAACTGGATTTATGACTAAGAGTTTTATTTATGCTCAGAAAACAGCAAAAGTTCCCCCTCTCATATATTCTATTTATATTTGGGACCAGAAACCTTGGATGTTTATTTCACCTGTGTCCATTGCTCAAGTTACATGGGGTGCTTACAAGTATTTCTGGAATTTGCCATATGTCCAGTTTATATCAAAACTTGTTTAGAATTGCATTCTAACTTTCCCAGGAAGCCACTGAAAGATTTCATGGAATGGTCTGAGCAATCTGGTACAGGGATAATCCACACCACCATCAGAACGTTACACCAGCAATCCTCCTAAAAATTAGCCTTTTCATCTTATGGCTCTAACATAACTCAGCTCCTTGTTCCCCAACCCAACAGACTCATCTTCTCTGTAGAAAAATGATGAAttcaccttagaatcatagaatcatagaatagtagagttggaagagacctcatgggccatccagtccaaccccctgccaagaagcaggaaatcgcattcaaacctTGTAAGTGCTGCGATCCTCACACAACACAGTCTTGATAATTCAGTTTGTAATACTGCTCTTAGGACTCTAATTTGGTTCAAAAACCTTGCATTACCCTGAGGTTTTACAGAAAAATTGGAAATTTTTGGCCTTTGGGCAGCTCTCCGGGCAGCAGCGCTTTGCTGTAAAATTGGGGGCGTTAGTGGTAGGTGGGATTGGTTGGTTAGAAGTGATAATTCCCTCCAAGAAATCTTTTTCCATGTtgagttttaattgtttaataagACATGTATGTATGCACAGATACTTGCACGTCAGTATATTAGTATTATCACATCCCACTTAACAGAAACTACATATATTCATGTGCACGATGGTTGCATGGTCAAAATATGAATCACCGCCTAACAACAAGGAGAATGGCGTGGTCAGTTATGGCGATCTCAGTACAATGTGTCTGGCATTTACAGGGTCACTGCAAAATCAATGTGGAGTGGGAAAATGTAGTATCAAACATGATTTTGGTCAGTGTATACAAGTCCAGTAAGTGACAAATTCCAGGAATGAGATATTAGCCCCAACGAGTTCCCCAGGTGAAGTTAGGGTTACAAAGTGGATGTAAGCAATCCACATTAATATTGCATCACGGGGAATTTCAGCTCAGAAATCCAGTCTTATTTTCCACCTGGAATTTTAGCCCATTTGAACCCACTTGGAGCAAGTAGGATTACTTTGTAATTTTACTAAAATTCACACAAATAAGAAGTTATATAGTTATTTAGGAGATAGATTTACCATTTAGTCATAGAAACCCACCAGGAGACCTGATGCAAGCTCCAGTCTCCACTTCAGATGGAAGCAAGAGAGAAACAGATAACATCAcaactaggcttgtgcacagattcgttTTGTTCAGTTGCCCATAACGGCAAGGGTTCATCCAGCCGCCATGTTTCTTCCACCCAGAACGGGCCACATGGGCAGCTGGTCATGGCTCTTCCTCCCCTATTTGCACCACGCTGCAATCAGAGGCTGCCGCATGCTGCTcacacagggtttccctgtgGGCCCTGCCTGTTAGGCCAATGAGAATAGAAGAATGCTGTGACatgtcttacacaagctgtgtctGTTTAATGGGGTGAGCacctccattgctctcagttgtgTCCTGACGCTGATAGGTGCTGCTTCAGTCTGATTTGCCTTCCCTGTTTTGCTTTGCCTTGCTGCTCACTCACAGCTCTGCTTTAGCTTTTTGCTTGGcttctagcattgaatctttttgatttttctttattttctttatttttattgagtgggactgggagttgggaaagtGTAGCACGGGTGGTTGGGGTGTGCATATTTCAGGACtttggagaaagaaagagcatctctttgctcttggtgtgctttctttaaaaatatataggtgACTCTGAGAGCCTTGAGTCACCCCTTTAGCTtctatttctctcccccccccctctccttcagaaaatactttaaaaagattaacaattattattaataataatcccatcaaacaaacagaaaagtctcattctcagaaaactactacctagTTAACTACCTACCAGGCCCATAGGCAGGATTTTGAATCGGGGGATGGGGTGGGGGGGCTGAGACTTAGTGAGAgcggatctaccctagcaaaacttttgtattgttattccaatacccccatgcatatgggatatattgagcatggtgatcagatcatgatatgaataaacgtaagtttaaataatgttatttatttactttcattaacaaaatgttcagaatactttttgacttattttttactttacagcaagTCTTGTCTTCTCTCCGGctattttgtcaattactttttctggtttgattgtgatgtcccgatggatggaaatcattgctagtccactaagtctctgatctgtcattaaacttctagatacacttttcactctcttcatggttgaaaacgATATTTCCACACTGCATGTCATTGCTGGTAGAGTAGCTAAcacagtcaaaaggaaatttattgacCGATAGTAGGTTTTGTCACACTGTTCCACACTTTAAGTACCTCAGTAACTTTCTTAATTGATGATGTAATATTACACCACATTATGTACTCAGCCTTTTCAaattttcaaagtattctgatagttgttccatatggtgaactttgtctagacctgaaaacccagggaggagaacctggaaactggttaaaatgtcttcatttgatATGAACCTTTCAGTAATGTTCTGTATGAGTGAATTGATACATGGTATGAACACCGCAACTCTGAAATAAAGAGAGTGTACCGAGGGCCCAGGCGCGGCCAAGGATGCCACCGTGCcacataccagtaaggccttcttaaggaccaccctgagaatttcggggggggggggcggacacACTGAAGACCCTCAAGCCCACCCCATCCCCCGGCTATATGCCTGCTACCTacctataatttcattcctttgcaaacaaaTTATCTCTGTACtctaaaaagaaaattaattcctaaaattcaggggatgacccaaatgttatgaaacttggtgggctaacagtggtcgaTGTGTTCTCCAAATGTGGTCATTTTCATCCTAATAGCCCTAAAAATGTCGAGAACAGGAGCccgggaagccccccccccccatgctgccaatgggctggatctaatCGCATTTTCCAGCTGCGAACCAAAAATGTCATCCGGCTACCAGCCCATTTTTGggatgagcaaaaaaaaaagatctgtGGATCTCCTGGAATTCAGCAAGCAGAAACAGATCAAGTTTCAGactaaatgcacaagcctaattacAACTACCCCCATAAACTGTTATGACACGgtaaatgttgcttcagaaaagTAACATTCCAAGCTCCATGACAGCCTCATCCTTCTTCATAGTTGAACACTCAAAAGTTGCAGGGAAAAGATATATCTGAGTCTGAGAACACAATGTGAAGACAAGTGTTTGGAAAGCATTTTCAAACTTTATTTACAGCTGTCACAGTGACAAAAGTAGTTTGAAAAAATGCTAGCTTTTTCCCTGAGGCTCCAAAAAGAATTTTTACAGAAATATAGAATGTAATATACAACAGGAGAAATTCAATTGGAGTGCTTTGTTCTTCCACATTCAAAAAGTGACAGAAATACAAgcaacattttgtttttaaaaaaaggcaaaaaaggaTATGCAAATATTTAAAGACAAACAGCATTTCCACTCTTAAGCATTAAGGACTTTTGCTTTTCGAAGTGGCTATAACATTTGACGACTTCAAACCTGGGACAAAGAAAATCAGAAAATGAAAAGTAATCTTCAAAATGGAGGAAGTAGGATGGTTGAGAGGGTGGTGTGCAGGAATACCAATTCATTCTACTGAACAGCAAGACAAGAACAGATGTCAACGATACAAGACCATAAAACATCTGGATCCTTGATTTTCAAGCAACCTTGGCTAGATCAGGAtgcaaaatacatttcagtgaGACCAAGACAGGTAGTACATGTGTGACAAGTTCTTGGCTGCCAAAAGAACACACAAGAACACTCAACTCCTACATTATTCCTAcattatactttttaaaacaaactcaCGCAGTAGTCTGCAACCTCACAACCACATATAACAATGACTCACAGCTGTTAAAAAGTTATTGCCATTATGTTAAAAACACAAGCAAGACAAGACCGAGGAAAAATATCCTGCTGATTTGAACAAGCAAATTCCTCTAACTCCCTTATCAGCGTTTTTTCAAAAACTACTTATGAGGTATCAAATACAAGTATATACACTTAAAAGTACCCatacttttctttaaaataataatgagcCAATAAACAAGGGACATGGGAAACTTTTCTGAATATCCTATTAAGGCTGTGACATATGCTTTACATTATTTTAGTGTCTCCAGAATTGAAATGGAAGTCATTACTTTTGATTTCTCAGAGTGGTCCTTTCATACTATGAAGTCATAGCAAAGACTTCCACCAAAGTCAGATGGTGCTTTCCTAGAAAGCTACAAGTTTAGCTTATCCAGCAATTTGTTCTTctcctgagagaggaagaagggGGCAAAAAGAGGGAAGATCATTTATGGACATTTGGGCTTGAGAACACTACACCCATTGATAGATTCCAAACATGTGTTAAAAAAGCACATTATCCTCTTTACAATACTGAGAGaaaggaacatttttaaaaatatatattttgaagaGAAGGCCTGCTTTCCTTTAACTTGTACTATCTCATATTTAAATTACTTCCAAAGTTGTAAGTAAAAAACTGTTGGACCAAGTTTTCTGGATTGAAATTAAAAATGAGTCCTCAATCCATCTTTACCTATAATTAGACCAACCTTGAAGCAGTggagaagctgtggttttctggGGAACCAAATACATAATTGACCAAGGTTCTTGAAAGCAACATAGGCAAATTATTCTTCATGCCAAAAATCTCTTGAAGCTTTTAAAACTCCTCTTCCACCCCCACTTCAAATTGGACTTTGGCTGGTTTTTTAGATCATGGGTAGAATGAACAGGACTAGACATGTggcaaaggactgttacataacATTAGCAGTTCTGAGCCAGTACAATGTTATTCCATATTGCAAGCCCAAAATGCCTATTTTAAGAACAAAtggcagggagggagaaaagaaagaaaagatagcTTGCATGCAGCTCTAGAAAATGCTGAACTGGGAAAGGTTATTGAACCATTGCTCCTCTATGCTGGTGATATCATTGGAGCATGTCAGTGGCATGTTACCATATCTCCCATCCCCGACACATATGTACACGCGCACACACATTAAAACAGAAGCACTATAAGAAGGCAAAGTTTCAAGAGATGAATACTATTCTCATACTTTTGTGGCCAGAGGCAGTTCCTTACATAAATGCAGCCACATTTTTACACCTTGCAGTCATTTCCTCTGCTCCACACACTtcagaacaaaaaagaaaaagtgttTCCTGCCCATATATTCTTTCACCAAAGCGACCTGTAACTTCACGACTGCCCAGATAACCACAATATAATTCAACAGCAATCTTAAAAAAAGAGCAGCCATCTCTTTCCTCTGTCTAACTTTCTTCATTAATTTCAGCTGGAGATTGTCACATCAAGCACTTCAGTTCTCAGTTGAGAGTATGAAAAAACTAagttcttgcaggtgcaagactgaATGTCTTTTGTAGAAAAAGACCTCCCAGAACAGTTGTTCTCCTCCCTCAAGATGATTTTGCATCTTAAATAGTACAGATGGGCTGTCTGTGCCATTTATTGCTCCTTATTCTCTTTCTTTGCTTCATCACaattttcttcctcttcatcctggaccAGGAACTCCTCAGGTGGCCATCTTAACTCTCCGCTCTCTACATCCCCATCTGTTGGCTCCACCACAATCGAAGGCAGGCGGTCCTTCAGCTTACAGTAACGATCAAAGTCGGAAGGGTCAGGGAAAATCTGAGAAAAAATGAAAGAGACAATGTTTCCACTGTATTCTTTGATATACTTGCTATCTTTCCTCTCATTTTATCATAACATTTTGGCATATACAATGTCTGGTCCAAGAAGCATAAAGGTTTAACATAATACTAGCCATAGGTTCTTCCACATCCATGATCTAACACTCTTCTCATTATATTCACActtactttgcttaataaaaataaaagaactaaGGTACAAGTGGGCCCCTTCACAACACTGAGCATGCTTCCATACATTCACAAAATTAAGAAAAGCTAGTTTGAATAACATCTCCCAGACACCTACAGCCAACATGAAATTTTTCAACCTCTGCAAGGTTTCCATTCAAATCTATCAATGGCAGATGCCCCCTGAACATTAGCCAGACAGAAACGAAAAAGGAGAGGAAGCAATGCTGCAAACTACACATTACTGGCATGTACACATATACCCAATTGCTCACAAGGAAATGCAGCATACCACAAAAAGGTTCTCCACCCATCTGCCCCTCAGTTTATGCAACTACAGGCTAACTCCTTCTGATACTCATAgcctctaaaacaggcatgggcaaacctcggccctccaggtataacattcctaccggctgttaggaattgtgggagttggaagtccaaaacacctgggggctgaagtttgctcatgcctgctctaaatgTTATCTTTCCAAGATCTTATCAAAAATGCCTCTATCTACCTTTTCTCACACTGACTGTCATAAAACTACCTTGAAAAAATAACACTCACACCTATAATCAACACaattttaatgcagttttacacacaCAGAGCTGCACCATGCATGTTACCATAGAACCTAGCCATGCCATCACATTCAGTAGAATCCCTTCCCACAACAGTCAAATAGGCCACTGAGTATAAATGTTTGTCAGATATGCTGGCCACTGGAATAGTTCCATACTCCCGATCATACACATGGGTATGCGTCTTCGTCTCTCTCATTGACCCCTTTCCATTTTCTGCTAATAAACAGTTCACACAGAATTTCTCTAGTGTCCAACTAAGGTTAAAGCCCAGTAATTCCAGCAGTAGGGGAAAAAAACTGCTTTTATTTTTCTCTGCTCAATTTAGCACTTCCAGATGCTTTCAGGCAGCTTAACTCATTTCCTTTTGTTCAGAAAATACCACTACGATTGTGCCATGTCACAACTACAGCTTTTTCTGCACAATGGCTAAGGTAATAGGGATTGTAGCCAAACACACCTGGAGAATATGGGAGAAGGCTGCCTTAGTTTTCATCCTAATGCAAAATAATCCCCCAGATACTGTCAGACTGCAGCTTCTATTATCATTTACTAGTTCTTAtagtggtggttctcaacctggggtccccagatgtttttggcctaaaactcccagaaatcccaaccagtttactagctgttagaatttctaggagttgaaggctaaaaacatctggggggcccaagttgagaaccactggcctacagcAACTGAGGTTAATGGGATATGTGGTCCAATATCTGCAGGACCACACCTTTGGATGTTTCCTGCAGCAGCGCCTATTGAAGGCAAGATGCCCAAAATAATCTTATAACTGCATTTGGCCTAGCTGTATTACAAGCATACTTGAATAAGAGAAACATATATATACAAGACAAAACAGAGACAAACAAATGTTTCTCCAAAGCTATTTGGGCCATCTGTACCTGTGCCCCAACAGCAAACCTCCAGTGTCTAAGCCACTGTAAGAAGTGAATGCTAAGTAAAAGATGATCAGAAAACCACATCCCAGGTTGAATATTCACAGGCAGAGTATATATATCCTATATAAAGGGCCTTGTGATAGGGATAGCTAAAGCAATAATTTTGTGCCAAAATGTTGACCTACAATGCCGAGGTTTCCTTAGTACTGAGCAAGACTGATACAGTCCCACAACTAGCTAGTGATGTGATTGCCCTGAGTTGAAGCATCTGAGTAGGCATAAATTATCCCACTACAATGGCAAGTCCAGGTATTTTTCACTCCACTAATCCTACTTTATTGTGTGTCCTCAAGTCGTTTCCAACATAAGGTGACCCAAAGGTGAAACTattacaagatttattcagaagtttGCCCTCTGATACTGAGGATAacatttgtccaaggtcaccgagtgggtttccatggctaatccCAAAATTtaaactacaccatgctgactctcacCAAGACATCATAATTGTGCCTGTTATGTTGTTGGATTTCCGAGAGGCAGCTTTTCAGACTTAAGAACAATATAATTGTGGACTAGACAGGCTTTTGATCTGAGTAGCATGAGTCTGATTTTGTaatctatggatgcctgccatagatgtgggcgaaatgtcaggagagaatacttctggaacatggccacacagcccaaaagacatacaacaattgtgccgtcgcgcctggggctgtaaactcttagtgaaagaggcatggacgtgacatctttccccaggggattgcttcttgccctcctttagggaaactggaactcccaaggaccaaaacactgtagttaactcaaaaactgggtttattcttcacaaagggggtaaaagaaaatatacattacagtctttgattgtttaagtccatgaagccttctagatccctctttctctggctgtgaatgccggagcaaactcagcctcagtccaatgacctatatctgaagacaagagtcttcctctgttgccaaaggactgatgtgaaggcgcttgagactcctcaacgttgttcaggttggccctgaacatgaagtgtgagtcccaagggtaagaacctcagaattggtgctgagaggtaacttttgaagggctttcagagccaagcctctctttcacgtccatccgatagagtggaatgaaaaggaggaaacacagtcctactccaggaagaggtggagccaaacagttttgctgagtgagcaatataacaggtacaaacaacattgattgacagatataaataaccaatccaactacatttacagggtaagggcaaaatcaggcatgatacaacaattcaaatcttgaaacttatagtttgacatatagatggcgccactcgcgccgtcacaacaaTCCTTTGTAACTTTGTTTTCTCCTAGCAAGTATTTTCCAACCAAGATTTCCGAATCTATTGGACAAAAATACCCATAATCCCTAAACTAATTTGGGATGAGAGAAATTATTGTCTGATGTGCACCAGGCTGAGCAAAGCCTGAACTAAATAGTATATTCAACCTCACCTACTCAGCAGGCCCAAACTCCAGCTCCCAACATTCTTCGCCATTAGCTATGTTGATAAAGACTGCAACCAGGAGGACCACAGTTCAATCAACCCTGCTAATGTCAAATGGCTGTATGAGATCTACTCGGCACCATGCTTTTGTATGTTACATGCCAAGCTGAGCCTTCAGTAGATTCCAGTTTATACTACAGAGAAGTGTTTCCCAATCTCTGGTCCTCCAGCTTGAAttttgggagctaaagtccaaaacacctggaggaccaaaagctGAGAACCTTTGCTACAGAGCACTTTGGCACTTACTCAGAGCATCAATAAGGCAAGGAAAACAGCTATAAGCTTCTGGTGACCACCGGTACAGGAAACTCCAGAGAAATTAATGTCCCCTGTCCTGTTAGGTACATTAGGTCAAACTAGAATAGCTACTTTGAAAATAAACTGTCCGTTTCCACCCACTCTCCTTTAAACTAAAGAATAAATGATTTCCTTAAATAAACATCCCTCAAATGTGTTGTGCCtggtgagttttttaaaataggcTGGACAATCTTATCTGCAACAGCTGCAATAGGTCAGAATTTTTCCACTAACTCATGCCTTTTTTAAAGTCATAAAAGCAGCATAAAAATGAGatgttgcaattgctctcaaggaTTAGAGATGGCCCAATGGAAAATAGATGAAGTCACATTTCCCAGCATGTGACAGACAGGGAAACAAGACAAGGGTGTCTCTGGGAACAAGGGAGTCTTTGCATTGTGACATTTTTATTCATAAAGGGAATCCATTCTCCTTttttcaagagaaaaaaaaatctactggATAGATTTAATCTCTGGTGTTCGCTCACAAACACCACTATCCAAATGTAAGGTTTCTTGGGGAACCCTTAAAGTTGAAGGATGTACTCACTGAAAACATTACAAATATCAAAATAGCAACTGGACATTAGCATAGCGTAAGACAGCTGTCTATGCATGAGAAGATGAATACATGCCTGCCTCAGTTAAAGCTTCTGACAAAAAAGTTCCTTTTTACAAGTCTTTTTATGCCTGcatgtttcctttttctttcttattctttctAGCTGAAAGTTTTTTAGTGGCATCAGCATTGGGATGATGGTGAAGGAAGGGTGTCAGTTTGCAGCAGCATGTCAACAGTAAAGCAGGAAATAAAGCTTGAAAGAAAAGTGGAGGCCGGTGGAATAAGATTGTgatccctggat
Encoded here:
- the lbh gene encoding protein LBH — protein: MSVFFPIHCPDYLRSADMTEVMSAPSMDEIGLSPRKDGLSYQIFPDPSDFDRYCKLKDRLPSIVVEPTDGDVESGELRWPPEEFLVQDEEEENCDEAKKENKEQ